A genome region from Sciurus carolinensis chromosome 19, mSciCar1.2, whole genome shotgun sequence includes the following:
- the LOC124971142 gene encoding vomeronasal type-1 receptor 94-like yields the protein MSKTNKSYSNTHIRNTVYVGIGIGILANIVLLLFHISLCITGQKTKPTDLPIGLLALIHLVMLVINGIIAADIFTPQGGRWDDLTCKLLIYLYRLMRDFSTCTTCLLSVLQVITLSPRSSCLAKFKDKSSHQKLIFLLFLCVNSYFRSHLLISIITTHNLTSDNFLYITESFSLLPMSFFLRDIFVILFTFREVTFIGIMTISNGYMVALLCRHRRLSQHLHRISLSPISSPELRATQTILLLLSCFVVMSILDIIITYARIIVNHDPIFYCIQILVVHSYASFSPLVFLATEKRIITILRYMWGRTMHISH from the coding sequence ATGAGCAAAACCAACAAGTCATACAGTAATACTCACATAAGAAACACTGTGTATGTTGGAATTGGAATTGGGATCTTGGCCAACATCgttcttcttctctttcacatctcCTTGTGTATTACTGGGCAGAAGACGAAGCCCACTGACCTGCCCATTGGTCTCCTGGCCCTAATCCACCTGGTAATGCTGGTAATCAATGGCATCATAGCTGCAGATATTTTTACACCACAGGGTGGAAGATGGGATGACCTGACATGTAAATTGCTTATCTACCTGTACAGGTTAATGAGAGACTTCTCCACCTGTACTACCTGTCTGCTTAGTGTCCTCCAGGTcatcaccctcagccccagaagcTCCTGTTTGGCCAAGTTCAAAGATAAATCCTCACATCAGAaactgattttccttcttttcctgtgtGTCAATTCATATTTTCGTAGCCACCTCTTAATCTCCATTATTACTACTCACAATTTGACCTCAGACAACTTCCTATATATCACAGAATCCTTCTCTCTTTTGCCCATGAGCTTCTTCCTCCGGGACATCTTTGTCATCCTGTTCACATTCAGGGAAGTTACCTTTATAGGAATAATGACCATCTCAAATGGATACATGGTGGCTCTCTTGTGCAGGCATAGGAGGCTGTCCCAGCACCTTCACAGAATCAGCCTGTCTCCAATATCATCCCCAGAACTGAGGGCCACACAGACAATCCTGCTGCTCTTGAGTTGCTTTGTGGTCATGTCCATTTTGGACATCATTATCACTTATGCAAGAATTATAGTGAATCATGATCCAATATTCTACTGTATCCAGATTCTTGTGGTCCATAGCTACGCCTCATTCAGTCCTTTGGTGTTCCTTGCCACTGAAAAACGTATAATTACAATTTTGAGATATATGTGGGGAAGGACAATGCATATTAGCCATTGA